A window of the Aeromicrobium phoceense genome harbors these coding sequences:
- a CDS encoding FCD domain-containing protein: protein MTARTTATDRVFALLREQIVGGELAAGSQHSIYRLSEQLDVSRTPVREAVLRLADLGLVEIERNRGVRIRGVTVADVREVFELRLLLEVPAAAAAARLADRALLDELAANVEATRAHAEAGRRTDFTRVDRDFHSLVASAVRNPRLEAEVTRLRDSIQARGVSTFGRSRPLGEVAAEHAPVAEAGAAREPEAAAARMSAHLERTGTLLMRQVAGPGETVDPGWAEDVRAATVAAGSSMLLKESADEGHR from the coding sequence GTGACCGCACGGACGACCGCCACCGACCGGGTCTTCGCGTTGCTGCGCGAGCAGATCGTCGGCGGCGAGCTCGCGGCGGGATCGCAGCACTCCATCTACCGGCTGTCCGAGCAGCTCGACGTCTCCCGGACCCCGGTCCGCGAGGCCGTGCTGCGGCTGGCCGACCTGGGTCTGGTCGAGATCGAGCGCAACCGGGGGGTGCGCATCCGCGGCGTGACCGTGGCCGACGTCCGCGAGGTCTTCGAGCTGAGGCTGCTGCTCGAGGTGCCGGCCGCCGCGGCGGCGGCGCGCCTCGCCGACCGCGCCCTGCTGGACGAGCTGGCCGCCAACGTCGAGGCGACCCGGGCCCACGCGGAGGCCGGGCGCCGGACCGACTTCACCCGGGTCGACCGCGACTTCCACTCGCTCGTGGCGTCCGCGGTGCGCAATCCACGGCTGGAGGCGGAGGTCACCCGCCTGCGCGACTCGATCCAGGCGCGGGGCGTCTCCACCTTCGGGCGCTCGCGCCCGCTGGGCGAGGTGGCCGCCGAGCACGCTCCCGTGGCGGAGGCGGGCGCGGCCCGCGAGCCCGAGGCCGCCGCCGCACGGATGTCGGCGCACCTCGAGCGCACCGGGACGCTGCTGATGCGCCAGGTGGCGGGACCGGGGGAGACCGTCGACCCGGGGTGGGCTGAGGACGTCCGCGCCGCGACCGTGGCCGCGGGGAGTAGCATGCTACTGAAGGAATCCGCGGACGAAGGACACCGATGA